In Micromonospora cremea, the genomic window CCGGGTCGTGCAGAGCGTCGCGGCGCCCGGCGGCCAGCCGCAGCTCGTACCAGCCGTACCAGGCGACGTAGCCCCCGGCGAGCAGCAGCATCAGGCCGCTGAGCCGGGGCACCAACGCGCCGGCGCCGCGCAGCCGGGCCACCAGCCCGTCGCGCAGCAGTGCCACACCGAGGGCGGCGACCGCGACCACCAGCCCCATCCCGAGGGCGTACGCGCCGAACAGCGCCAGGCCGCGGCCCATCGAGCCGGCCTGGAGGCTGGTCACCACGATGGCCAGGAACGGTGCGATCGCGCATCCGAGCGAGGCCAACGCGTACGCCGCGCCGAACAGCGCCATCGACGGCCAGGAACGGGTCAGCCGGGGCGCCCGGGCGGACCAGCCGGGGGCGGGCAGCCGCCGGCCGGCGAGCAGCCAGCACCCGGCCGCCACCAGCAGCAGCCCGAGCGCCACGGTCAGCCACGGCAACCGGGGCTGCAGCCAGCCGGCCAACGGCGCGAGCGCCAGGCCGAAGGCGCCGAAGACCAGCACGTACCCCAGGGTGAGCCCGGCCGCCGCGGTGAGCGCGCGGCCGACCGCGCCGCGGGCGTCCGGCGCCCCGGCGACCAGCAGCGAGAGGTACGCGGGCAGCAACGCGAAGCCGCACGGGTTGACCGCGCCGAGCATGCCGGCGGTCAGCGCGAGCAGCAGCGGGGCGGTCACGCCCCGGCCAGCGCGGTGACCCGGGCGGTGAGCGCCTCGCCGTCCAGGAAGCCCTGGTGGACGACCTTGCCGTCCCGATCGATGATCAGGAAGGTGCTCTGCTCGGTCACCTTGAACCGGCGCCAGAGCGCGCCGGCGCGGTCGTCGATCTGCGGCGTCCCGGCCAGGTCGAACTCGGTGACGAAGTCCTTCATCGCCCGCTGTTCGCCGAGGCCGGCGACACCGATGATCGGCACGGTGTCCCGGTACTGGGGCGCGATCTCGGCCACCGTCCAGGCCTGGCTGGCGCAGGTGGCGCACCACGGCGCCCAGAACCAGAGCACCACCGGTCGGCCGGCGAGCTGCGCCGCGTCGAACGCGGTGCCGGTGAGGGTGGTCCCGGTGAAGCGCAGGGTGTCCGGCACGGCGGCCGGCGGTCGGGTCGAGGCGGCGGTCGGCGAGCCGGTCGGGGCGGCGGTGGTGGTCGGCGCGGTGCCGACGGCCGCCGGTGGCGGGGTGGCCGTACCGGTGCAGGAGACCGCGCCGAGCAGCGCCCCCACCAACGCGGTGGCGATGCCGGCCCGGCGTGGCCACCTCCGTGCGTGCGAGCTGCGCATCCGCGTCTCCCTCCACAGTCGTTAGGAAGGGCCCCTTCCTATGCACCAGCCGTTGAGAAGGTGCCCTTTCTCACTCGGCCTTCGCGAGTCGGAGGGCGAGCTCCGGGCAGACCTTGACCGCCTTCAGCGCGCCCTCCCGCAGCCAGGTCGGCACCGGAGTGGGCGGGAAGGCGGGGTAACCGTTGCCGTCGAGCCGGATGAAGTCGGGCACCACGTGCGCGCACAGCCCGTGCCCGTCGCAGCGCGACCAGTCCAGGGTGAGCTTCTGCGGGTTCCCGTCGGGCGCGCCCGGCAGCCCCATCACGCCCTTAACCCGCCGGCCGCAGCCGTCGCCGGTGCTGTGCAGCCGCAGGTCGTCGGCGAAGACCTCGATCGCGGATAGGGCGAACCGGGCGGTGCCGTCCGGGTGGCTGCACGCGCCGCGCCCCTTCACCTCGCCGGCTGCGGCCCGCACCACGTCCGCCGGTTGGCTGCCGGCGACCGCCAGGTCCACCGCGCGGGCCAGGTCGGGCAGGCCCATCTTGCACGGTCCGCACTGGCCGGCGGACTCGCCGGCCAGGTAGCGCACCACCTGGGCGGCCTCACCGAGCGGGCAGGTGTCGACGCCGAGCGGGACGATGATGCCCGCGCCGAGGGTGCCGCCGACCGCGGCGAGGCCCTTGCGGGAGACCTCCGCCCGGTCCGCCGCCTCCGGAGTGATCCACTTGCCGTGGTAGCCGCCCATCAGGATGCCCGGCCCGTCCGGGACCTCGCACAGGTCGAGGATCTCGCGCAGCGGGGTGCCGGCGGCACACTCCACCACCGCGGGCCGGGCCGCCGCGCCGGTCACGGTGAGCAGCACGGTGCCCGGCTCGTCGTCGGTGCCGAGCGCCGCGTACTCGTACGGGCCGAGCCGGGCGGCGACGGCGAGCTGGGCGTACGTCTCGGCGTTGGACAGCAGGGTGGGCAGGCCGCCGACGCCCGAGTCGCTGGAGCGCTTCTTGGTGCCGGGCGGGATGTGCGGCAACCCGTTGATGCCGTTGACCAGCGCGCCGCCCTCACCGGAGATGAAGCGGTGCGGCACGGTGACGATGGTGGTGGGCACCGGCATCCGGCGTTCCGCCAGCGCGTCCATGAGCGAGTCCTGGCCCACCCCGTCGTCGGCCACGCCGATCACGATCTCCTCGGCGTCCAGCGCGTACGCGGCCAGCGCCGCGCCGTCGAGGATCAGGTGCGGGGCGCGGGTCAGCAGCACCTTGTCCTTCCAACTCGCGGGTTCCCCCTCGGTGGCGTTGACCACCACCACCGCGGCGAGGTCCTGCCGCTCGCAGGACTCCAGCACCGCGCGCAGCTTGCGGGCGAACGGAAATCCCGCCCCGCCCTTGCCCTTGAGCTGCATGCCCTCAGCGAGCCGGAGCAGTTGCGCGGGCTCCATCGGGCCGATCGGGCCGTGCACCTCGTCGTGCGCGGCCAGGTCCAGCCGGCCGAACTCGGCGAACCCGGCGGTGAGCCGGGGCTCGCCGACGCAGGCCACCGGAGGCACGGTCGTACGCATCACTTCGCCTCACCCCGCAGCCCGGCCCAGTACGCCCCGTCCACGGCGTCGGCGCTGGCCCGGCGACGCTTGGCGGACCGGCTCTCGCCGGCGGCCCGCCGGGCCCGGCGAGACGCGAGGTCGACCAGGGTGGGTGTGTCGTCGACGGGCGGCGCGACCTCCTCCGGCAGGTACCGGGCCGGCGGGCGCCAGTAGTCCGGCTCCTCCGGCAGGTCGTCGTCGGCGCTGTGCCGGCCGCTGCCGCTGCGCGGCGCCGCGGAGATCGGCCCAGCGGAGATCGGCCCAGCGGAGACCGGGCCGGCCGAGATCGGGCCCGCAGAGATCGGCTCGGCGGAGACCGGGCCGGCCGAGATCGGCTCCGCGGCCTGCCACCGGCGTGGGCTGTCCCACGGCTCCTCGGGCTCCGCGACCGTCCGCCGGGGCGGGGCCGAGTACCGGCTGCCGTCGTCCTTCGAGCGGGACCGGCGGGTGGACAGCTCGGCGACCGGCTCCTCGACCGCCGCGCCGCCCCGTCGCCGCCCGGTCGGGGCCGCCTCGTCCCGGTCGCGGGTGCGCTCGCCGCGGCGCCGGGCCACCGGCTCCAGCTCCTCCTCGTCGCGCCAGCGGGGCTCGTCCACGTCCCGCCGGGTCGACCGGCGGGCCGCCGGCTCCAGCTCGTCGCGCCGGCCGCGCGCCGTCCTATCGGTGCCCCGGCGGGCCGCCGGCTCCTCGTCCCGCCGACTCCGGGTGGGCCGGACGGGCTCGGTGAGCGAGCCCGGCTCGGGCACCACCGGCACGGTGAACCGGTCGGGGTCGCGGGGCCGGGCGGGGGCCGGGGCAGCCCACGTGGCGGTGGTGGTCTCCGCCCAGGCGGGACGCTTCTCCGTGCCGGTGTCGCGGCGTCGGCTCAGCCCGGCGAGCAGCGTTCGACCGCGGCCCTCCTCGCCGGCCCGGACGGCCATCGCCGCGTTGCGCACCGCGGCCTGGTGCTGCTCGCGGCTGCGCCGGCCGATGGTGACCGAGAGCCGGACCAGCAGCGCCAGCACGACCAGCAGGATGCAGCCGAGATAGCTGAACACCACCCAGGACTTCGCGACCCGGCCGGCGTTGAGACCGTGGAACAGGGCGAACGGCCAGGCGACGTACGTCATGGAGTGCAGCGCGCGCCACAGCCACTTCGGACCGACGCCGGCGAAGCGGGCGCGGATGATGCCGGTCCAGATCACGCTCACCATCAGCAGGGCGGCGACCGTGCCGAGGCCGACGTAGAGCCCTCTGCCGCCGACGAACGGCACCAGCGCGTCGGTCGCCGCCGCCCGACCAGTCGCGATCTTGGTGAGCACGTGGAAGAGCAGCCCGGCGACGCCGAGTACGCCGGTGGCCCGGTGCGCCGACTGCAACAGCACCCGGTGCGAGATGCGCAGAACGAGGCGGTCGGTGGCGAGCAGGCCGAGCATCACGGTGAGGCTCAGCGTCACCAGGGCGATCACGCCGGCGAAGAACTCGGTGAAGAAGAAGCCGTACGCGTACGCCTTCTGACCCGCGCCGGTCAGCATGGTCGCCGCCCAGAGTGCGGCGAGCACCGACGCGATCAGCAGGGTGGTCGCCGACCGAGACCGGGTTCGCACCCCCCGACTGCTGGCGCTGGTCCGGACTTTGGGCGCCTTCTGGTTCTGCTTTGCCCGGGCCATCTGCTCCTCGATCGTCTCGCGGCGGCGTACCACCGGCCGACCCCTGCTCCCCCATCCAGTACGGACCGAAGGGGCGCTCGGATCACCCCGGGATGGAAATTTCTGAGCCGGATCGAACCAACCGCCGTCAGGACGCGTGTAGCGGCGCCCGCCGGAGGGTGGCTTCGCCGCGCCCACCGGGGCCGCGAGGACAGTGATGAATGTCCATGCATTGACAGTCGCTGCAACACGCTTGTAACCTTTCGGAAAATTTCAGCCCTGGTTGCAAGATTCCGGCAACCGGCCTGTCCCCCGCCGCACCACCACCCCCACCCCCGCTCCCCCGTCAGGAGTCCCGATGCACCGACGTCGACGCGGCTCGGCGATCCTCGCCCTCGGCCTGGTTGCCAGCCTGCTCGTCCCCACCACCGTGACGGCTCCCCCGGCCGTCGCCGCCCCGTCCGGCGGCAAGAAGGTCATCGTCCAGCTCTTCGAGTGGAACTGGCCGTCGGTGGCCAGCGAGTGCCAGAGCACGCTCGGGCCGAAGGGCTACGGTTACGTCCAGGTCTCGCCCCCGCAGGAACACGTGCGAGGCAACCAGTGGTGGCTGGCGTACCAGCCGGTCAGCTACCGGATCGAGTCCCGCAAGGGCACCCGGGCCCAGTTCCAGTCGATGGTGAACACCTGCCACGCGGCCGGGGTCAAGGTGGTCGTCGACGCGGTCATCAACCACATGTCCGGGCAGGACGCCGGCGGCACCGGCTGGGCCGGGTCGTCGTACTCGCACTACGACTACCCGGGCATCTACCAGACCCAGGACTTCCACCACTGCGGCCGCAACGGGGGCGACGACATCGCCAACTACAAGGACCGGTACGAGGTGCAGAACTGCGAGCTGG contains:
- a CDS encoding cytochrome c biogenesis CcdA family protein; the encoded protein is MTAPLLLALTAGMLGAVNPCGFALLPAYLSLLVAGAPDARGAVGRALTAAAGLTLGYVLVFGAFGLALAPLAGWLQPRLPWLTVALGLLLVAAGCWLLAGRRLPAPGWSARAPRLTRSWPSMALFGAAYALASLGCAIAPFLAIVVTSLQAGSMGRGLALFGAYALGMGLVVAVAALGVALLRDGLVARLRGAGALVPRLSGLMLLLAGGYVAWYGWYELRLAAGRRDALHDPVIRVASRVQHALADTLDTLGPTALLAALVLLTALGAGLSVRKGTFLTPAVEEGSLPTAGSERTTAPSDTSTGAGVDPAPVERIG
- a CDS encoding TlpA family protein disulfide reductase — encoded protein: MRSSHARRWPRRAGIATALVGALLGAVSCTGTATPPPAAVGTAPTTTAAPTGSPTAASTRPPAAVPDTLRFTGTTLTGTAFDAAQLAGRPVVLWFWAPWCATCASQAWTVAEIAPQYRDTVPIIGVAGLGEQRAMKDFVTEFDLAGTPQIDDRAGALWRRFKVTEQSTFLIIDRDGKVVHQGFLDGEALTARVTALAGA
- a CDS encoding NADH-quinone oxidoreductase subunit NuoF family protein; amino-acid sequence: MMRTTVPPVACVGEPRLTAGFAEFGRLDLAAHDEVHGPIGPMEPAQLLRLAEGMQLKGKGGAGFPFARKLRAVLESCERQDLAAVVVVNATEGEPASWKDKVLLTRAPHLILDGAALAAYALDAEEIVIGVADDGVGQDSLMDALAERRMPVPTTIVTVPHRFISGEGGALVNGINGLPHIPPGTKKRSSDSGVGGLPTLLSNAETYAQLAVAARLGPYEYAALGTDDEPGTVLLTVTGAAARPAVVECAAGTPLREILDLCEVPDGPGILMGGYHGKWITPEAADRAEVSRKGLAAVGGTLGAGIIVPLGVDTCPLGEAAQVVRYLAGESAGQCGPCKMGLPDLARAVDLAVAGSQPADVVRAAAGEVKGRGACSHPDGTARFALSAIEVFADDLRLHSTGDGCGRRVKGVMGLPGAPDGNPQKLTLDWSRCDGHGLCAHVVPDFIRLDGNGYPAFPPTPVPTWLREGALKAVKVCPELALRLAKAE
- a CDS encoding ferric reductase-like transmembrane domain-containing protein, with the protein product MRTRSRSATTLLIASVLAALWAATMLTGAGQKAYAYGFFFTEFFAGVIALVTLSLTVMLGLLATDRLVLRISHRVLLQSAHRATGVLGVAGLLFHVLTKIATGRAAATDALVPFVGGRGLYVGLGTVAALLMVSVIWTGIIRARFAGVGPKWLWRALHSMTYVAWPFALFHGLNAGRVAKSWVVFSYLGCILLVVLALLVRLSVTIGRRSREQHQAAVRNAAMAVRAGEEGRGRTLLAGLSRRRDTGTEKRPAWAETTTATWAAPAPARPRDPDRFTVPVVPEPGSLTEPVRPTRSRRDEEPAARRGTDRTARGRRDELEPAARRSTRRDVDEPRWRDEEELEPVARRRGERTRDRDEAAPTGRRRGGAAVEEPVAELSTRRSRSKDDGSRYSAPPRRTVAEPEEPWDSPRRWQAAEPISAGPVSAEPISAGPISAGPVSAGPISAGPISAAPRSGSGRHSADDDLPEEPDYWRPPARYLPEEVAPPVDDTPTLVDLASRRARRAAGESRSAKRRRASADAVDGAYWAGLRGEAK